Proteins from one Rhizobium bangladeshense genomic window:
- a CDS encoding SDR family oxidoreductase yields MSEGKVALITAGGSGMGAAAARKLAADGYRIAVLSSSGKGEALAKELGGVGVTGSNQSNDDLKRLVNLAMEQWGRIDALVNSAGHGPRAPILEISDEDWHKGMEVYFLSAVRPIRLVTPIMEAQGGGAIVNISTAWAFEPSPMFPTSAVARAGLASFTKIFADTYAAKNIRMNNVLPGWIDSLPATNERRDSVPMRRYGTSEEIAATIAFLLSEGAGYITGQNIRVDGGIVRSV; encoded by the coding sequence ATGTCTGAAGGAAAGGTCGCTCTCATCACCGCCGGCGGGTCCGGCATGGGCGCCGCCGCCGCACGAAAACTCGCCGCAGACGGGTATCGCATCGCCGTTCTCTCCTCCTCCGGCAAGGGCGAGGCGCTGGCAAAGGAACTCGGCGGCGTCGGCGTCACCGGCTCGAACCAGTCGAACGACGATCTCAAGCGGCTTGTCAATCTGGCGATGGAACAATGGGGCCGGATCGACGCTTTGGTCAATTCCGCCGGCCACGGCCCGCGCGCGCCGATCCTCGAAATCTCCGACGAGGACTGGCACAAGGGCATGGAAGTCTATTTCTTGAGCGCGGTGCGGCCGATCCGCCTCGTGACGCCGATCATGGAAGCGCAGGGCGGCGGCGCGATCGTCAATATCTCGACGGCATGGGCCTTCGAACCGTCTCCGATGTTCCCGACCTCCGCGGTCGCCCGGGCGGGGTTGGCGAGCTTCACCAAGATCTTCGCCGACACCTATGCGGCCAAGAACATCCGCATGAACAACGTCCTGCCCGGCTGGATCGACAGCTTGCCGGCGACCAACGAGCGGCGCGATAGCGTTCCGATGCGCCGCTACGGCACGAGCGAGGAGATCGCAGCCACCATCGCTTTCCTCTTGTCGGAAGGCGCTGGCTACATCACCGGCCAGAACATCCGAGTCGATGGCGGCATCGTCCGTTCGGTCTGA
- a CDS encoding hydrogen peroxide-inducible genes activator, whose translation MKNLTLKQLRYFEALARDGRFRRAADACAISQPALSMQIKELEQELGSELFERSAREVKLTPFGQTFALRVREILRAVDELGEFARASRDSFLTRLRIGIIPTIAPYLLPVVINDLNETFSGIQIEVRETQTGKLVQELTQGQLDMAIVALPVSEASLTELELFREEFVLVRRQEDGDKPVPEREALREMRLLLLEEGHCFRDQALSFCKVGPARPREIMEGSSLSTLVQMVGAGIGITLIPEMAVAVETRSAPVSIARFPSPPPSRTIGMVWRNSTPMAKQLQEVAEAVRRSAETMRRQHASG comes from the coding sequence ATGAAGAATCTTACCCTGAAACAGCTGCGTTATTTTGAAGCCCTGGCGCGGGATGGCCGCTTCCGCCGCGCCGCCGACGCCTGCGCCATTTCCCAGCCGGCGCTCTCCATGCAGATCAAAGAACTTGAGCAAGAGTTGGGCAGCGAGCTCTTCGAGCGAAGCGCGCGGGAGGTCAAACTTACCCCGTTCGGCCAGACCTTTGCGCTGCGAGTCCGCGAAATCCTGCGCGCTGTGGACGAGCTGGGGGAGTTCGCCCGCGCCTCACGCGATTCCTTCCTCACGCGCCTGCGCATCGGCATCATCCCGACTATCGCGCCCTATCTGCTGCCGGTTGTTATAAACGATCTCAACGAAACCTTCTCCGGAATTCAGATCGAGGTGCGTGAGACGCAGACAGGCAAGCTGGTTCAGGAACTGACGCAGGGCCAGCTTGACATGGCGATCGTCGCGCTGCCGGTCTCGGAAGCCTCGCTCACCGAACTCGAGCTGTTCAGGGAAGAATTCGTGCTGGTCAGGCGGCAGGAGGACGGAGACAAGCCGGTGCCAGAGCGCGAGGCGCTGCGTGAAATGCGGCTGCTGCTGCTCGAGGAGGGGCACTGCTTCCGTGATCAGGCGCTGTCCTTCTGCAAGGTCGGGCCGGCCCGCCCGCGAGAAATCATGGAAGGCAGTTCGCTCTCCACCCTCGTCCAGATGGTCGGCGCCGGCATCGGCATCACCTTGATCCCAGAAATGGCCGTTGCCGTCGAAACACGCTCGGCACCTGTCTCGATCGCCCGCTTCCCTTCGCCGCCGCCGTCGCGGACGATCGGCATGGTCTGGCGCAATTCGACGCCTATGGCAAAGCAACTGCAGGAGGTCGCAGAAGCGGTGCGCCGCTCGGCTGAGACGATGCGCAGGCAGCACGCAAGCGGGTGA
- a CDS encoding DUF3299 domain-containing protein has product MTKHRPFRLIFAALAFGSAWPISGAFAAAQPIFWSALRPADQAKAIVPLSETTVSGPLGETLAWHDEALPVELTGFVLPIDRDGDLVYDFMLVPWAGACSHMPSPPPNQLVRVVPQEPLHLARMYETVTVTGTLRPGLDQAQFFMIDGVRVLTYGYSMSHAKVAKATATVDPDLLSLSPFGFLPR; this is encoded by the coding sequence ATGACAAAGCACAGACCTTTTCGCCTGATCTTCGCGGCGCTGGCCTTTGGCTCCGCTTGGCCGATTTCCGGTGCCTTCGCCGCAGCGCAGCCCATCTTCTGGAGCGCGTTACGGCCGGCTGATCAGGCCAAAGCGATTGTGCCCCTGTCGGAAACAACCGTCAGCGGTCCGCTGGGAGAAACGCTTGCCTGGCATGATGAAGCTCTTCCGGTCGAATTGACGGGATTCGTTCTGCCGATCGACCGGGACGGCGATCTCGTCTACGACTTCATGCTCGTCCCCTGGGCCGGAGCCTGCAGCCACATGCCCTCCCCGCCGCCCAACCAGTTGGTGCGTGTCGTTCCGCAAGAGCCTTTGCACCTCGCACGGATGTACGAGACCGTCACCGTGACCGGGACCCTGCGGCCTGGCCTGGACCAGGCGCAATTTTTTATGATCGACGGCGTGCGCGTCCTTACCTATGGCTACAGTATGAGCCACGCCAAGGTGGCGAAAGCAACGGCGACAGTCGATCCTGATCTGCTGTCGCTCTCGCCCTTCGGCTTTCTGCCCCGCTAG
- a CDS encoding pyridoxamine 5'-phosphate oxidase family protein has protein sequence MKLSDIDASAWTELERAAVNPQSGFRYVNLCSVDPQGRPQARMVVLRAAERATRNLEFHTDTRSPKWRELSANPQVTVLGFSPIGRLQLRLWGTVERHGPGSERADTAWNRLPNRTRVTYAGGPPGDECAFEFVDELTEPLDETKGKARFGVLSFRARTLDWFELRQQANRRALFGYDETGSLSSCRWVNP, from the coding sequence GTGAAGCTCTCGGATATCGACGCCTCGGCATGGACGGAGCTCGAAAGGGCTGCGGTGAATCCGCAGTCGGGTTTCCGCTATGTGAACCTCTGCTCGGTCGACCCGCAGGGCAGGCCGCAAGCACGCATGGTCGTGCTGCGTGCGGCCGAGAGAGCGACGCGGAACCTCGAATTTCACACCGATACACGAAGCCCGAAATGGAGAGAGCTCTCGGCGAATCCTCAGGTCACAGTACTCGGCTTTAGCCCGATCGGCCGGCTCCAGCTTCGGCTTTGGGGAACAGTCGAGCGTCATGGCCCCGGGAGCGAACGTGCCGATACCGCCTGGAACAGGCTGCCCAACCGGACACGAGTCACCTATGCGGGCGGTCCGCCCGGAGACGAGTGCGCTTTCGAATTTGTCGACGAATTGACAGAACCTCTCGACGAAACGAAAGGAAAGGCGCGCTTCGGCGTTCTGAGTTTTCGCGCCCGGACGCTGGACTGGTTTGAGTTGAGGCAGCAGGCCAATCGAAGAGCCTTGTTCGGCTATGACGAGACCGGCTCTCTCTCCTCTTGTCGCTGGGTCAATCCTTGA
- the katG gene encoding catalase/peroxidase HPI: MDNPTDSTGKCPVAHGNTPRGRANRDWWPNQLNVQILHHNSGRADPMGKEFDYAEEFKKLDLAALKKDLHALMTDSQDWWPADFGHYGGLFIRMAWHSAGTYRITDGRGGAGQGQQRFAPLNSWPDNANLDKARRLLWPIKQKYGNRISWADLLILTGNVALESMGFKTFGFAGGRADVWEPEELYWGPEGTWLGDERYSGERQLAEPLGAVQMGLIYVNPEGPNGNPDPVAAARDIRETFARMAMNDEETVALIAGGHTFGKTHGAGDPSFIGAEPEGGAIEDQGLGWKSSFGTGVGKDAITAGLEVTWSQTPTKWSNYFFENLFAYEWELTKSPAGAHQWRAKNAEASIPDAYEAGKKHVPTMLTTDLSLRFDPIYEKISRRFLENPDQFADAFARAWFKLTHRDMGPKVRYLGPEVPAEDLIWQDVIPSVDHPLVDDKDIADLKAKVLATGLTVQELVSTAWASASTFRGSDKRGGANGARIRLAPQKDWEANQPAQLAKVLGVLEGIQKDFNGAQTGGKKISLADLIVLAGAAGVEKAAAAGGNAVSVPFTPGRMDASEAQTDAHSFAALEPRIDGFRNYVNSKRLQFMKPEEALVDRAQLLTLTGPEMTVLVGGLRVLKAGNPEHGVFTSRPETLTNDFFVNLLDMATQWVPAAGKDGVYEGRDRKTGAAKWTGTRVDLIFGSHSQLRAFAEVYGQADARGKFVKDFVTAWNKVMNADRFDLV, from the coding sequence ATGGATAACCCCACTGACAGCACAGGCAAATGTCCTGTCGCTCATGGCAATACGCCGCGCGGCAGAGCCAACCGCGACTGGTGGCCGAACCAGCTGAATGTGCAGATTCTTCATCATAACTCCGGCCGCGCCGACCCGATGGGCAAGGAGTTCGACTATGCCGAGGAATTCAAGAAGCTCGATCTCGCCGCGCTGAAGAAGGATCTTCACGCGCTGATGACGGATTCGCAGGACTGGTGGCCGGCCGACTTCGGTCATTACGGCGGCCTCTTCATCCGTATGGCGTGGCACAGCGCCGGCACGTATCGCATCACCGACGGCCGCGGTGGCGCCGGTCAGGGCCAGCAGCGTTTCGCGCCGCTGAACAGCTGGCCTGACAATGCCAACCTCGACAAGGCCCGCCGCCTGCTGTGGCCGATCAAGCAGAAATACGGCAACCGCATCTCCTGGGCCGACCTCCTGATCCTCACCGGCAATGTCGCGCTCGAATCCATGGGTTTCAAGACCTTCGGTTTCGCCGGCGGCCGCGCCGACGTCTGGGAGCCGGAAGAGCTCTACTGGGGTCCTGAAGGCACCTGGCTCGGCGACGAGCGCTACAGCGGCGAACGGCAGCTCGCAGAGCCGCTCGGCGCCGTGCAGATGGGTCTCATCTACGTCAACCCGGAAGGTCCGAACGGCAATCCCGACCCGGTCGCTGCGGCGCGAGACATCCGCGAAACCTTCGCCCGCATGGCGATGAACGACGAGGAAACTGTGGCGTTGATCGCCGGCGGCCACACCTTCGGCAAGACCCATGGCGCGGGCGACCCGTCCTTCATCGGCGCAGAGCCGGAAGGCGGCGCGATCGAGGACCAGGGCCTCGGTTGGAAGAGCTCCTTCGGCACCGGCGTCGGCAAGGACGCGATTACCGCCGGCCTCGAAGTCACCTGGTCGCAGACGCCGACCAAGTGGAGCAACTACTTCTTCGAAAACCTCTTCGCTTACGAGTGGGAGCTTACGAAGAGCCCGGCGGGCGCGCATCAGTGGCGTGCCAAGAACGCCGAAGCATCCATCCCGGATGCCTATGAGGCGGGCAAGAAGCATGTGCCGACCATGCTGACCACCGATCTTTCGCTGCGCTTCGATCCGATCTACGAAAAGATCTCGCGTCGCTTCCTCGAAAATCCCGATCAGTTCGCCGACGCTTTCGCCCGCGCCTGGTTCAAGCTGACTCACCGCGACATGGGACCGAAAGTGCGTTACCTCGGCCCTGAAGTTCCGGCCGAAGACCTGATCTGGCAGGACGTGATCCCGTCCGTCGACCATCCGCTCGTCGACGACAAGGACATTGCCGATCTGAAGGCGAAGGTTCTCGCGACCGGTCTTACCGTGCAGGAACTGGTTTCGACCGCCTGGGCGTCGGCCTCGACCTTCCGCGGCTCCGATAAGCGCGGCGGCGCCAATGGTGCGCGCATCCGCCTAGCTCCGCAAAAGGACTGGGAAGCCAACCAGCCGGCCCAGCTCGCCAAGGTGCTCGGTGTTCTCGAAGGCATCCAGAAGGACTTCAACGGCGCCCAGACCGGCGGCAAGAAGATCTCTCTCGCCGATCTGATCGTGCTTGCCGGCGCCGCCGGTGTCGAGAAGGCGGCGGCAGCGGGCGGCAACGCCGTCAGCGTGCCCTTCACGCCGGGCCGCATGGATGCTTCCGAAGCCCAGACGGACGCGCATTCCTTCGCGGCGCTCGAACCGCGCATCGACGGCTTCCGCAACTATGTGAACAGCAAGCGCCTGCAGTTCATGAAGCCGGAGGAAGCGCTCGTCGATCGCGCCCAGCTCTTGACGCTGACCGGGCCTGAAATGACCGTCCTCGTCGGCGGGCTGCGCGTGCTGAAGGCCGGTAACCCCGAGCATGGCGTCTTCACGTCGCGCCCGGAAACACTGACGAACGACTTCTTCGTCAACCTGCTCGACATGGCCACGCAGTGGGTTCCCGCCGCCGGCAAGGACGGCGTCTATGAAGGCCGCGACCGCAAGACGGGTGCCGCCAAGTGGACCGGCACCCGCGTCGACCTGATCTTCGGCTCGCACTCGCAGCTGCGCGCCTTCGCCGAAGTCTATGGCCAGGCCGACGCCAGGGGGAAGTTCGTCAAGGACTTCGTCACCGCCTGGAACAAGGTCATGAACGCCGACCGCTTCGACCTCGTCTGA